The segment AAACACTTGCCGTTGCCGGTGGATCGGGAAGAATGTCTCCTGCGAATGAGCGCGATTCGAGGAGACGGATGGTGATGGCAGGCGAAGGCGTTCGAGAACTGGCGAGGCGGGTGGCGGAGATCGCGGCGGGTGAGGCCAACGCACAGCGGCGACGGCTGTGGCGGGCGCATAACAGCCTGCGAAAGGTCGAGCGGGCGCCGGTGATGTGCCGGCCGTGCGGAGCATGGGTCGAACTGGTGCCCGAAGAGAGCCTGCAGGCGGTCGATCCGCTGGAGCGGCACGTCGAGCGACAACTGCGGATGCGGCTTTTGAAGCACTGGGTGGGCGACGACGAGGTGTTCGAGCCGTGGGTGGAGGTCGAAGCGGTGCATGCCGGGCCGGACCGGCCGACGATGTGGGGAGTGAATATCGAGACCAAGCGAACGGGCGACCGGCACGGTGCGTTTGAGTTCAAGCCGGAGATCCGGGATGAGGCGGACATCGAGAAGCTCCGCGTGCCGCGGTGGCAGATTGACGAGGCGGCGACGCGGGAGCGCCGGGACCGGGCGGAAGAGCTGCTGGAGGGGACGTTGGGGGTTCGGGTGGTTTACGGGCGGCTTTCGGGGGCTCCGCTGGCGTACTGGGGAGCGTATCTTCGCGGGCTCGAGCAGATGATGTACGACTGTATCGATCGGCCGGAGTGGTTCGGGCGGTTCATGAGGTTCATTGGGGAGGCCCACGTTGAGCATCTGGAGGGTCTGGAGGCGGATGGACATCTGACCGCCAATGCGGTGGGTGGACTGAATAAGGCGCCCCTGGTTTGCGAGGACCTGCCGGAGAGCGGCGGTGACGGCGGGAGTATGGGGCTGAAGGACCTTTGGTGCGAAGCGGATTCTCAGGAGTTCTGCCTGGTCTCGCCGGGGCAGTGGGAGGAGTTTCTGCTGGAATACCAGTTGCCGATCTTCGCGAGGCACGGGTTGGTGGCCTACGGGTGTTGCGAGTCGCTGGTGGGCAAACTGGAGATTCTGCGGCGGCGGCTGCCGAATCTGCGGCGGGTGACGGTCTCGCCGTGGTCGGATCTGGCCTACTCAGCCCAGCAGTGCGGGCGGGAGGTGGTGATGCAGATCCGCCCCTCGCCGACCGAGGTGTTGATGACGTTCGACGAGGAGCAGATGCGCAAGGACCTGGAGGGCAAGGCGAACGTCGCCGGCGATACGATCTACGATTTCTGTCTGCAGGACATCGAGACGGTGGGCGGCAATCCGGAAAAACTACGGACTTGGACCCGGATCGCCCGGGAGGTCGGGGAGAGCCGGAACCGGCGGTAGGCCGCCCCGGGTGAGCCGCTACGGGGGGCGGGGAAAAGAAGCGAAAGAACCATATTGACATGAATTCGGGGATCGGTTATGCTGAATGCAACAAAGTGCAACATTTCCTGCAACCTTTGGGCCAAGTGGCTATGGCGAATGTCCGGAGCAAGAAGACTTCGATCTACACGCTCAGCGAAGAGTTGGGGCTCTCGCCGGCGACGGTTTCGCGGGCGCTGAACAACCATCCGGCGGTCAGCGCCACGGTCCGGGCCAAGGTGCAGCAGGTCGCCGACCGGTACAAGTACAAGCCACGATTTGTAAGTAATAAAGTCACTAATATTTGCGTGCTGATTCAGCAGTATGACGAGCATCCGCTGGATTTCGGGGCGTTCCTGTCGCAGACGCTGGAGGGGATTGCCCAGTACTGCCGGCACGAGGACGTGGAGATGAGTCTCTACAGTTCGGGGATTCACGAGCTGAACGAGTGCGACCTGGTGCGGGAGTTGCGGCGGCGGAACGCGGATGGGGCGGTGGTGCTGCGGGCCAGCAACCAGAGCGAGTACCTCGTTCAGTTCGACGGGCAGCGGTTTCCGTATTTCTGCCTGTTCAACAACGATGACCGGCCGTCGGAGCGGGTGCTGTTGATCGACGACGAGCAGTTGGCGTATCGGGCGGTCGAGCATCTGATCGGGCTGGGGCATCGGCGGATCGGGATCATGGTCAGCACGGCCGACCGGCACACCGGGCGAAGCCGCTGGGAGGGTTACCGGCGTGCGTTGCGCGAGCACGGGATCGAGGAGGATGACCGGCTGGCTGCGACGGCCGACGCGACTCGCCATCGGGGTGACCTGGTGTTCGGGGCCAGCGCGATTGAAGAGCTGCTCGCCCGGTTTCCCGACATGACGGCGGCATTCGCCACGAGCGAGTACATCGCCCGCGGGGCGTTGGCGTGGCTGTACGATCACGGTGTGGCGGTGCCGGATCGGATATCGCTGGTGGGTTTCGACGATTTTCCGGAGACGGCGTACACGTGTCCGCCGTTGACCACGGTGCGGATTCCGTACCTGGAGTTCGGCTATGAGGCGGCGCGGCAGGTCCACCGGCTTTGCCGCGGGCTGGAGGTGCTGCTGACCGATGAGACGCGGGACAAGCTGCGGTGCGACCTGGTGACGCGTAAGAGCACGGGAGGGGTGGGGAATTGTTGATGGCTGATTGTTGATTGTTGATTTGGGATGGATGCGGATATGAATCGCCACACGGCCTCTTCGACCAATTCGAAATTCGAAATTCGAGATTCGAAATCGTTCACGTTGATCGAGTTGCTGGTGGTGGTGGCGATCATTGCCGTGTTGGTGGCGATGCTGTTGCCGGCGCTGCAGCAGGCCCGCGAGGAGGCCCGGCGGACGCAGTGCCAAGCCAACTGGCACCAGATCGGGCTGTTGGCGGCGAGTTATCAGGCTGACCATCAGGACCGGATGCCGTATCTCCGGACGGATGGTTTCTACCCTTACGGTCTCTATGACTTTAACTACAATCGGGATGCGGGGTTCGGGTGTTTCCGCGGGTACGTACCGGCGGAGTGGGTTGACTTCAAACCGGACTACGATCCTCAGAACGCGATGGGGCGTGGGATATTCAGCGACCCGGCGGGGATACCGGGCGTGGGGCCCGGCAACTTCCTGAACGTGATGTACATTCTGGTCTTTACATGTTCCGACAGCGCGCCGCCATGGGGACCGACGACGTACACGTCGACGTGGCCCAACCCGACGGCGAACTACCAGGACAATCCCTCCGGCACGGCGATGGGCGTGTGCGACGTGTTCATGGCGGGCGGCAATCCGTATGCGTCGCTGCCGTATGTCCCCAGCGGGCACGGCGGCGAAGGGGTGAACATTCTGCGGCTTGACGGCCACGTGATCTGGCGACCATACGCGGATTTCGAGTGGGTGGGCGCCAGCACCAACGAGCCGTGGATCGGGTATAAAAGGGCGTTTAACGACTGATCGAGAGGGTCATGCAGCGCAGGACGCGAAGAGTCTCGGGCTTCACGCTGATCGAACTGCTGGTGGTGGTGGCGATCATCGCGGTGCTGGTGGCGATTCTGCTTCCGGCGCTGCAGTCGGCCAGGGAGCAGGCGCGGGTCACTTCGTGCGGCACGCAGCTTCGGCAGATCGGGACGGCGTGCACGATGTACGCGGGTGACGAGCGGGACTGGTATCCGCCGTCTTATGACGCGGTTGGGAACGCGTGGGCGCGGATGCAGCACATCTACGGCGGGTATCCGCAGGGGTTCGGGCTGCTGACGCCCGGTTACGTGCCGGACCACCATCTGTTTTTCTGCGAGCCGTACAGCAACATGGCTTTTCCGACGTCGTCGAGCGCGTGGAATTCCGGATACGGCTTTGCGGGTTACCTGTACATCGGCAATCCGCGGAAAGGGGTGGGTCCGGATTCGACTCCGGCGGAGTTTACCACCGATCCGTGGCCGACGTATTCGATGCTGGGCAATGGGATCATCACGCGCGGGCCGGACCGGTTCACCGACGTCAGCAAGATAGCGGCCACACCTTCGCAGGCGGCGTACGCATTCGACATCGTCAGCGACGTCGGCGCGTCATGGACCAACCAGTGCAACGCCCACCCGGCGGGCCAGCCGCCGTCGCGCGGCGGCAACGTGCTTCACGCCGACGGCCACGTGACGTGGTATCAATTCCCACAACACTGGAGTCCGGGCTACGACGGTATGGGCCTGTACATTCCCTACCGGGGTTTTTAGGGGTCTTTGCCACATGACGATCCGGATCGGAGTCTCCCTGTTTACGGTGCTGTGTCTGTGCGCTCCGGCAACGGTCGAGGCCCGACCGCGGGCGGCAGAGTATGACGTTTTCGTCGAAGCGGAAGCCGCTGTGGAGCTGCGCGGGCCGATCGTGCAGTCGGGTGGACGCGCCGCGGCGTGTTCGAGCGAGGCGATGATCAATCTGTACAACCCGTCGGACCCGCCGGCGGGCGGTTACATGGCCCGGTATGCAGTCGAAGTCCCCAGGCGAGGGGCGTACTACGTGGTGGTTTGGGCGCAGGGGCTGGATACCTCGTGCACCTCGCCCTTCAGCGTGGAGGCGGCCGGGCAAAAGGTGGCGTTCACGGTGGAGCGGGCGGGCCTTCCGGAGTATTACTTCCGGTACGGCGAGAGCGTGGTTCCGCACGTGGGCGGGCCGGTGCGGCTTGAGAAGGGGCCGTGCGAGGTCGTGCTGCGAGTCGGTGGGCGGCGGCCTCACGAGGACCACGCCTACAACCTGATCGCCGACGCACTGGCGTTGGTGCGACGCGATCCGCGGCGGGTGGCGGCGGGCGGGCCGGCGAAACTGTCGGTCAAATCGGGCGACGAGCTTGGCCCGTTCGATCCGATCACCGACTTTTCTCAGGGCGGGATCGGCGACGTGGTCAATCCGGAGTTCTGGTCGTCGATGTCGCCGCTGTTGCGGAAGCTCGGGATCGAACGGATTCGAATCGACCACGTGTTCGACTATTACGACGCGGTGAAGCGGGACGAGGCGGGCAGGATTTCGTACGACTGGAGCCGGCTGGACCGGGTGATCGAGCAGATCGGCGCGGTCGGCGCCGAA is part of the Phycisphaerae bacterium genome and harbors:
- a CDS encoding LacI family transcriptional regulator, whose protein sequence is MANVRSKKTSIYTLSEELGLSPATVSRALNNHPAVSATVRAKVQQVADRYKYKPRFVSNKVTNICVLIQQYDEHPLDFGAFLSQTLEGIAQYCRHEDVEMSLYSSGIHELNECDLVRELRRRNADGAVVLRASNQSEYLVQFDGQRFPYFCLFNNDDRPSERVLLIDDEQLAYRAVEHLIGLGHRRIGIMVSTADRHTGRSRWEGYRRALREHGIEEDDRLAATADATRHRGDLVFGASAIEELLARFPDMTAAFATSEYIARGALAWLYDHGVAVPDRISLVGFDDFPETAYTCPPLTTVRIPYLEFGYEAARQVHRLCRGLEVLLTDETRDKLRCDLVTRKSTGGVGNC
- a CDS encoding DUF1559 domain-containing protein gives rise to the protein MNRHTASSTNSKFEIRDSKSFTLIELLVVVAIIAVLVAMLLPALQQAREEARRTQCQANWHQIGLLAASYQADHQDRMPYLRTDGFYPYGLYDFNYNRDAGFGCFRGYVPAEWVDFKPDYDPQNAMGRGIFSDPAGIPGVGPGNFLNVMYILVFTCSDSAPPWGPTTYTSTWPNPTANYQDNPSGTAMGVCDVFMAGGNPYASLPYVPSGHGGEGVNILRLDGHVIWRPYADFEWVGASTNEPWIGYKRAFND
- a CDS encoding DUF1559 domain-containing protein, with the translated sequence MQRRTRRVSGFTLIELLVVVAIIAVLVAILLPALQSAREQARVTSCGTQLRQIGTACTMYAGDERDWYPPSYDAVGNAWARMQHIYGGYPQGFGLLTPGYVPDHHLFFCEPYSNMAFPTSSSAWNSGYGFAGYLYIGNPRKGVGPDSTPAEFTTDPWPTYSMLGNGIITRGPDRFTDVSKIAATPSQAAYAFDIVSDVGASWTNQCNAHPAGQPPSRGGNVLHADGHVTWYQFPQHWSPGYDGMGLYIPYRGF